Proteins encoded together in one Chitinophaga sp. LS1 window:
- the ubiE gene encoding bifunctional demethylmenaquinone methyltransferase/2-methoxy-6-polyprenyl-1,4-benzoquinol methylase UbiE, which yields MSDKKVVPFAASKLSKKEQIATMFNDIAHRYDFLNHFMSLGIDIMWRKKALRLLKSLQPKKMLDVATGTGDFAIMANKILNPDTITGIDISEGMLSFGREKINNLGLSDKITLQLGDSETISFPDNTFDAITVAYGVRNFENLEKGLAEMLRVLKPGGKLVILEFSNPTVFPIKQLYNLYFRYITPLIGKWIAKSEAAYSYLPESVKAFPQGQEMCNILTNTGFQAVTCKKLTFGISSIYCASR from the coding sequence ATGTCAGACAAGAAAGTAGTACCGTTTGCCGCGTCAAAATTAAGCAAGAAGGAACAAATAGCGACAATGTTCAATGATATTGCCCACCGCTATGACTTTTTAAACCACTTTATGTCCCTCGGGATCGATATCATGTGGCGTAAAAAAGCCCTCAGACTGCTGAAATCCCTCCAACCCAAAAAGATGCTGGACGTGGCTACCGGTACCGGCGACTTCGCCATTATGGCCAACAAAATACTGAATCCTGACACCATTACCGGAATAGATATCTCCGAAGGTATGCTCTCTTTCGGTCGGGAAAAAATCAATAATCTGGGCCTCTCTGACAAAATTACCCTGCAGCTGGGAGATAGCGAAACAATAAGTTTTCCTGATAATACGTTTGATGCAATAACGGTAGCATACGGTGTTCGCAACTTCGAAAATCTGGAAAAAGGACTGGCGGAAATGTTGCGTGTATTAAAGCCGGGCGGAAAATTGGTAATATTAGAATTCTCTAATCCAACAGTTTTTCCTATTAAACAATTATATAATTTGTATTTTCGCTATATTACACCCCTGATCGGAAAATGGATTGCAAAGAGTGAGGCAGCATATAGCTACCTCCCCGAATCTGTGAAAGCGTTCCCACAAGGTCAGGAAATGTGTAATATTTTAACTAATACCGGCTTTCAAGCAGTGACATGCAAAAAACTCACATTCGGCATCAGCTCTATTTATTGCGCTTCCCGCTAG
- the yihA gene encoding ribosome biogenesis GTP-binding protein YihA/YsxC: protein MIIKSAEYLISNVEWDKCPTPNLPEYAFIGRSNVGKSSLINMLANNEKLAKTSGTPGKTQLINHFVINKDWYLVDLPGYGFAKVSQSQRRSWEKMIENYLRKRQNLVNVFVLIDSRHTPQQLDLDFVNQLGEWQIPFNLVFTKADKSTQAETSKNVKAFLNKLRESWEFLPANFVTSTVKKMGRDKILEFIDEMNMQFRAIA from the coding sequence ATGATTATAAAGTCTGCAGAATATCTGATTAGTAATGTTGAGTGGGATAAGTGCCCGACTCCGAATCTGCCGGAGTATGCTTTTATTGGCAGGTCGAATGTGGGTAAGTCCTCATTGATCAATATGTTAGCGAACAATGAGAAGTTGGCAAAGACTTCCGGAACGCCAGGGAAGACGCAGTTGATTAATCATTTTGTGATTAATAAGGATTGGTATCTGGTGGATTTGCCAGGATATGGGTTTGCGAAAGTGAGCCAGTCTCAGCGGAGAAGTTGGGAGAAGATGATTGAGAATTATTTGAGGAAGCGGCAGAATCTGGTGAATGTATTTGTGTTGATTGACAGCAGGCATACGCCGCAGCAGCTGGATTTGGATTTTGTAAATCAGTTGGGGGAGTGGCAGATTCCTTTTAACCTGGTGTTTACGAAGGCGGATAAGAGTACGCAGGCGGAGACGAGTAAGAATGTGAAGGCGTTTTTGAATAAGTTGAGGGAGAGTTGGGAGTTTTTGCCGGCGAATTTTGTGACGAGTACGGTGAAGAAGATGGGGAGGGATAAGATATTGGAGTTTATTGATGAGATGAATATGCAGTTTAGGGCGATTGCGTAA